GCACGCCGATCTTGGCACCGGGGAAGAATGACAGGGAGATGTCCTTCAGGATCTGCTTCTTCGGGGGGACCACCTTGCCCACCCGGTCCAGGGTGAAGATGTATTGAGACATAGAAAATGGCTTGCCTGACAGTGCGTTAAGGCCCCGCTAGGCGGGGGCCGGGGTGTGGCGCCTAAACTAACCGAAGGCGGGGGAGGATGAAAGCCCGGCGCGTGCCCGGACCCTCAAGAACCGGTCGGCTCCGCCGATAACACGGCCACGAAACCCGATTCCACTTTCCGAAGCGGGTGTGTTGGACCTTTCAGGAGCAGGCCGTGCTGGCAAAACTCAACCGGATCAATGTGAAGTATGGGGTCGCCTTCATCGGGGTGGCATTGGCGTTGTGGATCGTGGTGGGAGTGAATGTACTGCTGGTGAACTCGGTGAAACAGCGGCTGGTGGAGTTTGGCGACCGGTTCACGCCGGCCATCACCGAGGTGGTCAACGCCGACCGGGACCTGTACCAGGCCCGGCTGGCGGAAATGGCCTTTCTGCGCGGTATCCCCGGTACGCCGGAGGCGCGGGCCCATCAGGCGTTCTATGAGGAGAACGCGGTCCAGGCCCAGGAGCGCATCGCGCGCATGGCGGAGCTGATGGACGGCTACATGGATACCGATACCGGCGGCAAGGCTGATGAGTACCGGCAACTCTACGAGAGCTGGCGGCGTGAATCGGCCAAGGTGTTCCAGCTTTATAATGACGAATTGGTGGGGGAGGCCATGGAGCAGTTGGATGGGCCGTCCCAGGCCAGCTTCGATGCCCTGCGCGCCTTCTATGATCAGGCCGGTGACAATGTCGCCGCGCGCATCCGGGCGTTGCAGGAAGAGACCTTGGAGACGGTGCGTCTCCAGCAGTTGGCCATCAGCGTCTTCGCCGTGATCATCGGCGTGCTGGCGATCGCCATCGCCCTGATCGGCCCGCACCTGATGTCCCGGGCGATCCGCCAGATCACCCGGCGTATCCGTGAGATCAGCGAAGGAGACGGCGACCTGACCGCCCGCATCCACAGCCGCCGCAGTGATGAGATCGGCGAATTGGCGGATCAATTCAATGCCTTCATCGGGCGTATTGATGGCACTCTGCTGAAAGTGCGCGACAGCGCTCTGAGCGTGAAGAGCGCCGCCGAGGAAATTGCCCGTGGCAGTCAGGAACTGTCCGCCCGGACCGAGCAAACGGCGGCCAACCTGCAGGAAACCTCCGCGTCCATGGAGCAGATCACTCACACCGTCCACAACACCTCGGACGCCACCGGCAAGGCAACGCAACTGGTCGGCGGTACCGTCGAGGTGGCCCGCCGTGGCCAGGAGGTGATGCGTGAAGTCGAGCAGACCATGGCGCGTATCAACGACTCTTCCACCCGCATCGCCGATATCGTCACCCTGATCGACGGCATCGCCTTCCAGACCAACATTCTGGCGCTGAACGCCTCGGTGGAAGCGGCCCGTGCCGGCGAGCACGGCAAGGGCTTCGCGGTGGTGGCCCAGGAGGTGCGTACCCTGGCCAGCCGCTCCGGCGAGGCCTCCAAGGAGATTCGCGATCTGATCGGCACCTCGGTGAACTGGACCCGCTCCGGCGCCACCCAGGTGGAGGGGGCGGGCCGCACCATGGAGGAAATCCTTGCCGCCATCGAGAAGGTCAACGGTGTGATCGCCGAGATCAGCACCGGCGCCCAGGAGCAGAGCCTGGGCATCGGCCAGGTCAACACCGCGGTGACCGAACTGGACACCATGACCCAGCACAACGCGTCCATGGTCGAGGAAACCAACGCCGCCGCCGGCGAGATGCGCGACCAGGCGGAGTCTCTGAGCGCGGTGATCGGTGCTTTCCGGCTCAGTGAGCGCCCCTCTGGCGGGGAGCGGACCGCTTCCTGAGGTCGCCACTGGCGCGGGATGGCCCCGCGCCAGTGGGATTCGCCCCCCTTCAAGTCGCCATGAGCGCCATTCAAGTGCCAAAGGGCGGGGTTTTGGTTAGAATACGCGCCCCTGAATCCCCAACCAGACCGTACCGTAGAGGGTAGCCCATGTTCCCCAAATCCATGTCCATCGCCGAGTTCGACCCGGAAATCCAGGCCGCCATCGACGCCGAGCGTCTGCGTCAGGAGCAGCACATCGAGTTGATCGCCTCCGAGAACTACGCGTCTCCGCGGGTGATGGAAGCCCAAGGCTCCGTACTCACCAACAAGTACGCCGAAGGCTATCCGGGCAAGCGCTACTACGGTGGCTGCGAGCATGTGGACGTGGTGGAGCAATTGGCGATCGATCGCGCCTGCCAGCTGTTCGGCGCGGACTGGGCCAACGTGCAGCCGCACTCCGGCTCCCAGGCCAACGCCGCCGTCTACATGGCGGTGCTCAACCCTGGTGACACCGTGCTGGGCATGAGCCTGGACGCCGGCGGTCACCTCACCCACGGTGCCAAGCCGAACTTCTCCGGCAAGATGTACAACGCTATCCAGTACGGTCTGGACAACGACACCGGCCTGATCGACTACGACCAGGTGGAAGAACTGGCCCGCGAGCACAAGCCGAAAATGATCGTCGCCGGCTTCTCCGCGTATTCCCAGGTGGTGGACTGGCAGCGTTTCCGCACCATCGCCGATGAAGTGGGCGCGGTATTGATGGTGGACATGGCCCACGTGGCCGGTCTGGTCGCCGCCGGCGTCTACCCGAGCCCGGTGGGCATCGCCGACATCACCACCACCACCACCCACAAAACCCTGGGCGGTCCCCGTGGCGGCCTGATCATGGGCAAGGCCAACGAAGACCTGCAGAAGAAGATCAATTCCGCTGTCTTCCCCGGCGGCCAGGGCGGTCCTCTGGAGCACGTGATCGCGGCCAAGGCGATCTGCTTCAAGGAAGCCATGGACGCGTCCTTCAAGAGCTACCAGCAAAACGTGGTCAAGAACGCCCAGGCCATGGCCAAGGTGTTCATCGACCGTGGCTTCGATGTGGTCTCCAACGGCACTGAAAACCACCTGTTCCTGCTCAGCCTGATCAAGCAGGACATCACCGGTAAGGATGCCGACGCCGCCCTCGGCCGCGCCCACATCACCGTCAACAAGAACGCCGTCCCCAACGACCCGCGTTCCCCGTTCGTCACCTCCGGCCTGCGCATCGGCTCCCCCTCCATCACCCGCCGCGGCTTCAACGAGCAGGACGCCACCGAACTCGCCGGCTGGATCTGCGACATCCTGGAGAACATGGGCGACGAGAGCGTGATTGATGAAGTACGCGGCAAGGTCGCTGAGATCTGCGCGCGGTTGCCGGTCTATGAGCGCTAAACGGCGAATTGATAGTTGACAGTGGACAGTTGACAGCGAAAACAAAACGAGGCGTCAAGGATGACGACAAAATTTGTGGCGCGGGAGAAATCCCGCGCTTTTGCATTGCGGGTGGTGAAGTGTTGCCGGTTGCTCCAGGAAGAGATGCGGGAATACGTATTGAGCAAGCAATTGCTTCGTAGCGGAACGGCGATTGGGGCACTGATTCGCGAAGCGGAGCAGGCTGAGAGTCGGGCGGATTTCGTTCATAAGCTGGCGATTGCACTGAAGGAAGCCAACGAAACGGAGTATTGGCTGGATTTATTGACTGAGTCTGGCTATTTAGATTTGCGGCACGGACGGTCTATGATGGCGGATACCAAAGAGTTATTAAGAATTCTGACAGCCATTATCAGAACCACCAAGGCTCGAGGATAACGCGGGTTGCTGGTTTTTTAGCTATCAACTGTCAACTATCAACTGTCAACTGGTCTTCCCATGTACTGTCCTTTCTGCGGCGCGCAAGATACCAAGGTGATCGATTCGCGGC
This sequence is a window from Alloalcanivorax dieselolei B5. Protein-coding genes within it:
- a CDS encoding methyl-accepting chemotaxis protein encodes the protein MLAKLNRINVKYGVAFIGVALALWIVVGVNVLLVNSVKQRLVEFGDRFTPAITEVVNADRDLYQARLAEMAFLRGIPGTPEARAHQAFYEENAVQAQERIARMAELMDGYMDTDTGGKADEYRQLYESWRRESAKVFQLYNDELVGEAMEQLDGPSQASFDALRAFYDQAGDNVAARIRALQEETLETVRLQQLAISVFAVIIGVLAIAIALIGPHLMSRAIRQITRRIREISEGDGDLTARIHSRRSDEIGELADQFNAFIGRIDGTLLKVRDSALSVKSAAEEIARGSQELSARTEQTAANLQETSASMEQITHTVHNTSDATGKATQLVGGTVEVARRGQEVMREVEQTMARINDSSTRIADIVTLIDGIAFQTNILALNASVEAARAGEHGKGFAVVAQEVRTLASRSGEASKEIRDLIGTSVNWTRSGATQVEGAGRTMEEILAAIEKVNGVIAEISTGAQEQSLGIGQVNTAVTELDTMTQHNASMVEETNAAAGEMRDQAESLSAVIGAFRLSERPSGGERTAS
- the glyA gene encoding serine hydroxymethyltransferase: MFPKSMSIAEFDPEIQAAIDAERLRQEQHIELIASENYASPRVMEAQGSVLTNKYAEGYPGKRYYGGCEHVDVVEQLAIDRACQLFGADWANVQPHSGSQANAAVYMAVLNPGDTVLGMSLDAGGHLTHGAKPNFSGKMYNAIQYGLDNDTGLIDYDQVEELAREHKPKMIVAGFSAYSQVVDWQRFRTIADEVGAVLMVDMAHVAGLVAAGVYPSPVGIADITTTTTHKTLGGPRGGLIMGKANEDLQKKINSAVFPGGQGGPLEHVIAAKAICFKEAMDASFKSYQQNVVKNAQAMAKVFIDRGFDVVSNGTENHLFLLSLIKQDITGKDADAALGRAHITVNKNAVPNDPRSPFVTSGLRIGSPSITRRGFNEQDATELAGWICDILENMGDESVIDEVRGKVAEICARLPVYER
- a CDS encoding four helix bundle protein — protein: MTTKFVAREKSRAFALRVVKCCRLLQEEMREYVLSKQLLRSGTAIGALIREAEQAESRADFVHKLAIALKEANETEYWLDLLTESGYLDLRHGRSMMADTKELLRILTAIIRTTKARG